From the Lolium rigidum isolate FL_2022 chromosome 2, APGP_CSIRO_Lrig_0.1, whole genome shotgun sequence genome, one window contains:
- the LOC124688640 gene encoding leucine aminopeptidase 2, chloroplastic-like, with amino-acid sequence MAHNAAAVTTALGLTKPNAVELLQVTFGAIDIQPSDWKGDVLAVLVTENHLLRSPGSSTFENAVLQRLDGQLGGLLSEATAEEDFAGKSGQSLVLRLQGQGFKRLGLIGLGRVAPSTAEACRSIGESVASIAKSARAASAAVVLAFPGGIQEEFKLNATAAIASGIVLGLHEDNRYRSESKKMHLKQVDLIGLGYGPEVDQKLKLADHISSGVIFGKDLVNSPANVLTPVVLAEEASNIASTYSDVFTATILDEERCRELKMGSYLGVAAASANPPRFIHLCYKPPGGNIKRKLAIVGKGLTFDSGGYNIKVGPICSIELMKWDMGGSAAVFGAAKALGQIKPPGVEVHFIVAACENMISGTGMRPGDIVTASNGKTIEVNNTDAEGRLTLADALVYACKQGVDKIVDLATLTGACRVALGPSIAGILTQSDELHKEVTAASEVSGEKFWRLPFEESYWESMKSGVADMLNTGAPQGGAITAALFLKQFVDVKVQWMHIDIAGPVWSHKKRSATGFGVATMVEWVLKNSS; translated from the exons ATGGCACACAACGCCGCTGCGGTGACAACGGCGCTAGGCCTCACCAAGCCCAACGCCGTGGAGCTGCTCCAG GTCACTTTCGGCGCCATAGATATCCAACCATCCGACTGGAAGGGAGATGTACTTGCAGTCCTGGTTACGGAGAATCATCTGCTGAGAAGCCCGGGCTCCTCCACGTTCGAGAACGCCGTCCTGCAGAGGCTGGACGGCCAGCTCGGCGGCCTTCTGTCGGAGGCCACAGCGGAGGAGGACTTCGCCGGGAAATCCGGCCAGTCGCTGGTGCTCCGCCTCCAGGGGCAGGGCTTCAAGCGGCTGGGCCTGATCGGTCTCGGCCGGGTCGCCCCGTCCACGGCCGAAGCATGCCGGAGCATCGGCGAGTCCGTCGCGTCGATCGCCAAGTCTGCTCGAGCTGCCAGCGCTGCTGTCGTTCTAGCCTTCCCCGGTGGAATCCAGGAAGAGTTCAAGCTTAATGCTACTGCAGCGATTGCTTCCG GAATTGTCCTCGGGTTGCATGAGGACAACAGATACAGATCCGAGTCCAAGAAAATGCATCTCAAACAAGTTGATCTCATTGGATTGGGATATGGTCCTGAGGTGGACCAGAAACTCAAACTAGCCGATCATATTTCCTCGGGCGTGATATTCGGAAAAGACCTTGTGAACTCACCTGCTAACGTCCTTACCCCTG TTGTGCTTGCGGAGGAGGCGTCGAATATCGCTTCGACATATAGTGATGTATTCACCGCCACGATATTAGATGAGGAGAGGTGCAGAGAGTTGAAGATGGGCTCCTACTTGGGTGTTGCTGCAGCTTCTGCAAATCCTCCTCGCTTTATTCACCTGTGTTATAAACCTCCTGGTGGGAATATCAAGAGAAAGCTAGCCATTGTGGGCAAGGGTCTAACTTTTGACAG CGGTGGATACAATATCAAGGTTGGACCAATTTGCAGTATTGAGCTGATGAAGTGGGACATGGGAGGCTCTGCCGCGGTATTTGGTGCAGCGAAAGCGTTGGGCCAAATCAAGCCTCCTGGAGTAGAG GTCCATTTTATTGTTGCTGCCTGTGAAAACATGATTAGTGGGACAGGCATGAGACCTGGTGACATCGTGACTGCTTCTAATGGCAAGACAATCGAG GTAAACAACACCGATGCAGAGGGGAGGCTCACACTTGCCGACGCTTTGGTCTATGCTTGTAAACAAGGTGTTGACAAG ATTGTAGATCTGGCAACACTAACTGGTGCATGCCGTGTTGCACTTGGTCCTAGCATTGCCG GGATTCTCACACAAAGCGACGAACTCCACAAGGAAGTCACCGCTGCATCTGAGGTATCAGGAGAGAAGTTTTGGAGGCTGCCATTCGAAGAGAGCTACTGGGAATCGATGAAGTCCGGTGTTGCTGACATGCTCAACACCGGTGCTCCACAGGGCGGCGCCATAACTGCTGCACTATTCCTGAAGCAG TTTGTCGATGTGAAGGTTCAGTGGATGCACATCGACATTGCCGGGCCAGTTTGGAGCCACAAGAAACGGTCGGCCACCGGATTTGGCGTCGCCACCATGGTAGAGTGGGTTCTCAAGAACTCCTCGTGA